The Lacipirellula parvula genome window below encodes:
- a CDS encoding ABC transporter ATP-binding protein — protein MSTAVIDVADLKTYFHTEEGVVRAVDGVSFRIEPGRTLGIVGESGSGKSVTSLSIMRLLASSAQIESGRIALLGRDLVRLPEPEMRSIRGREISMIFQEPMTSLNPVFTVGDQVMEAILLHQKVTKAEARQRTIELFKEVGIPNPEQRVDSYPHQMSGGQKQRVMIAMALSCNPKLLIADEPTTALDVTIQAQILDILRKLRDERGMAILFITHDLGVIAEIADDVLVMYRGEEVEYGRVLDIFAHPKHPYTKGLLACRPRLDTPYKLLPTVDDFMSSRVVDGRLEITEKQLDAKRLNELKTHGRGRLLHPPSELAAMGHAVGATPAADTQYIPEGTKPLLAVNNLQVHFPVRRGILARTVDHVRAVDGISFNVYRGQTLGLVGESGCGKTTAGRAILRLVEPTGGQVWLDGVDVASLGSSDLRQMRRRMQIIFQDPYGSLNPRMTVEAAITEPMVIQKIGANRKERRDRAAALLEEVGLQTAHLRRYPHEFSGGQRQRICIARAIAVEPEFLICDESVSALDVSVQAQVLNLLKRLQETRGLTYIFISHDLSVVKFMADMMAVMNAGKIVEFGPSEAIYRDPREAYTRKLISATPNDDLDHIRQVVAERERTWAAKKA, from the coding sequence ATGTCCACCGCAGTCATCGACGTCGCCGACCTCAAGACCTACTTCCACACCGAAGAAGGCGTCGTCCGCGCCGTCGACGGGGTGTCGTTCCGCATTGAGCCCGGCCGTACGCTCGGCATCGTCGGCGAGAGCGGCTCGGGCAAGAGCGTGACCTCGCTTTCGATCATGCGGCTGCTCGCGTCGTCGGCGCAAATCGAATCGGGCCGCATCGCGCTCCTCGGTCGCGATCTCGTCCGCCTGCCCGAGCCGGAAATGCGGTCCATCCGCGGCCGCGAGATCAGCATGATCTTTCAGGAGCCGATGACCTCGCTCAACCCGGTCTTCACCGTCGGCGATCAGGTGATGGAGGCGATTCTGCTCCATCAAAAGGTGACGAAGGCCGAAGCTCGGCAGCGGACGATCGAGCTGTTCAAGGAAGTCGGCATCCCGAACCCCGAACAGCGCGTCGACTCGTACCCGCACCAAATGTCGGGCGGCCAGAAGCAGCGCGTGATGATCGCGATGGCCCTCTCGTGCAATCCGAAGCTGCTGATCGCCGACGAACCGACCACCGCGCTCGACGTGACGATCCAGGCGCAGATTCTCGATATCCTTCGCAAGCTCCGCGACGAGCGCGGCATGGCGATTTTGTTCATCACGCACGACCTAGGCGTCATCGCCGAAATTGCCGACGACGTGCTAGTGATGTACCGCGGCGAGGAGGTCGAGTATGGCCGCGTGCTCGATATCTTCGCCCACCCGAAGCATCCTTACACGAAGGGGCTGCTCGCCTGCCGGCCGCGTCTCGATACGCCCTACAAGCTGCTGCCGACGGTCGACGACTTCATGTCGAGCCGCGTTGTCGACGGACGGCTGGAGATCACCGAGAAGCAACTCGACGCCAAGCGGCTGAACGAACTTAAGACGCACGGCCGCGGCCGATTGTTGCATCCGCCGAGCGAACTCGCCGCGATGGGTCACGCCGTCGGCGCGACGCCAGCCGCCGATACGCAGTACATCCCCGAAGGCACCAAGCCGCTGCTGGCCGTGAACAACCTGCAGGTTCACTTCCCCGTCCGCCGCGGCATCCTCGCGCGCACGGTCGACCATGTCCGCGCCGTCGACGGTATCAGCTTCAACGTCTACCGCGGCCAAACGCTCGGCCTCGTCGGCGAATCGGGCTGCGGCAAGACGACCGCTGGCCGGGCGATCTTGCGACTCGTCGAACCAACCGGCGGCCAAGTTTGGCTGGACGGCGTCGACGTCGCCTCGCTCGGCTCCTCCGACCTACGGCAGATGCGCCGCCGCATGCAGATCATCTTTCAAGATCCCTACGGCTCGCTCAACCCGCGGATGACCGTCGAAGCCGCGATCACTGAGCCGATGGTGATTCAAAAGATCGGCGCGAACCGCAAAGAACGCCGCGACCGCGCCGCGGCATTGCTCGAAGAAGTCGGCCTGCAAACGGCCCACCTCCGCCGCTACCCGCACGAGTTCTCCGGCGGCCAGCGACAGCGCATTTGCATCGCCCGCGCGATCGCTGTGGAGCCCGAGTTCCTCATCTGTGACGAGTCAGTCTCGGCACTAGACGTATCCGTGCAAGCCCAGGTCCTCAACCTGCTGAAGCGGCTGCAAGAAACCCGCGGGTTGACCTACATCTTCATCAGCCACGACCTGAGCGTCGTAAAATTCATGGCCGACATGATGGCAGTGATGAACGCCGGCAAGATCG
- a CDS encoding ABC transporter permease, whose translation MLTTPPAVEVELAASVEPSAGFWRESWRRFRKRKLAVVALAFVVTLTAIAAAAPLIAGTRPIVVRYKGELYFPAMWYYNRSWENPVFNKDRFRGSYLQNLKAKDPESWAIWPLVYQDPYRRVRGDLVWPDTPENPSNGPPSRYNWFGTNVQGFDVFASMVHGAQTAVSVGFVSMSIAAAIGITLGALAGYFGGWVDVLVSRLIEVVMCIPSLVLILALVALLDRVTNFHLMVIVGCTGWTGIARLTRAEFMKLKQLEFVSAARAMGAGSGRIMFTHILRNALAPVLVPITFGIADAILIESGLSFLGFGASPPNPSWGTLLAAGRNSIEQTWWLIVFPGVAIFLTVLAYNLIGEGLQEATDPRLRQDAH comes from the coding sequence ACCACGCCTCCCGCCGTCGAAGTTGAACTCGCAGCCTCCGTCGAGCCATCCGCCGGATTCTGGCGCGAGTCTTGGCGGCGGTTTCGCAAACGCAAGCTAGCCGTCGTCGCCCTCGCGTTCGTCGTCACGCTGACGGCGATTGCCGCCGCGGCTCCGCTGATCGCCGGCACCCGGCCGATCGTGGTTCGTTACAAAGGCGAGCTCTATTTCCCCGCAATGTGGTACTACAACCGCTCGTGGGAGAATCCCGTCTTCAACAAAGATCGCTTCCGCGGCAGCTACTTACAGAACCTCAAGGCCAAGGATCCCGAGAGCTGGGCCATCTGGCCGCTCGTCTACCAAGATCCCTACCGCCGCGTTCGCGGCGACCTCGTGTGGCCCGACACGCCAGAGAACCCGAGCAACGGCCCGCCAAGTAGATACAACTGGTTCGGTACGAACGTGCAGGGATTCGACGTGTTCGCGTCGATGGTTCACGGCGCGCAAACCGCCGTGAGCGTCGGCTTCGTGTCGATGAGCATCGCCGCCGCGATCGGCATTACGTTGGGAGCGTTAGCCGGCTACTTCGGCGGTTGGGTCGACGTGCTCGTCAGCCGACTCATCGAGGTGGTGATGTGCATTCCCTCGCTCGTGCTCATCTTGGCGCTCGTCGCCTTGCTCGATCGCGTCACCAACTTTCACCTGATGGTGATCGTCGGCTGTACCGGCTGGACGGGCATCGCTCGGCTCACCCGCGCCGAGTTCATGAAGCTGAAGCAGTTGGAATTCGTCTCCGCCGCTCGCGCGATGGGCGCCGGCTCGGGACGAATCATGTTCACGCACATCTTGCGGAACGCTCTGGCCCCGGTACTCGTGCCGATCACTTTCGGCATTGCCGATGCGATTCTCATCGAAAGCGGCCTCAGCTTCCTCGGCTTCGGCGCCTCGCCCCCAAATCCAAGTTGGGGCACGCTCCTTGCCGCGGGCCGCAACTCGATCGAACAAACCTGGTGGCTCATCGTCTTCCCCGGCGTCGCCATCTTCCTCACCGTCCTGGCGTACAACCTGATCGGCGAAGGCCTCCAAGAAGCCACCGACCCCCGCCTGCGGCAGGACGCCCACTAA